The region AAAAGAAGCGTGGGAAATGACTGCAAAGGACTGCGAAGGGATAGGTCGAGGAAGGCTTTACTCAAAACATGAAATAGAGGCTATCCTTAAAGGGCAAAAAAGCACATAGAGGAGTTAAAATATGGGCAAAGAAAAAATAGCAGTTTATCCCGGCACATTTGACCCTATAACAAACGGACACATAGACATAATAATCCGCGCGGCAAAACTATTCGACAGGATAATAGTCGCGGTAGGAGAAAACCCTCAAAAATCACCCACATTCACTCATACGGAGCGAGTGGATATGGTCAAAAAAGTCGTTGATTCACTTGGTTTACCCAATGTTGAGGTTGACCACTTCTGCGGACTTTTGGCTGAATACGCCAGCAGAAAAGGCGTAACGGCCATAATAAGAGGACTTCGCGCGGTGTCCGACTTTGAATACGAATTTCAGATGGCTCTCGCAAACAGAAAGTTATTCCCAAAGGCGGAAACGGTATTTCTAATGCCGAGCCAATCATTCGTTTACTTAAGCTCATCTATAGTGAAAATAATTGCTCAAAATGGCGGCGATGTTTCCCAGTTCGTGCCCAAGGAAGTAGAAGAAATGCTTATGAAAAAATTTGGAGGTAAATCATGATGTTTAAAGCTTTGACCATAGCAATGGCGATTTTCATCCTTTTTGTCTCATTGGTTGCTGTCACATCGCTGAGAACAAAACCTCTTTTAGGATTCTTTTCGTTCTCAAGAGGCGCGAAAATAAGCAAAGGGACAATCCTTTATGTTGACCTGAGGAAACCATATCTGGAAGTCGAACAATACCCCTTCGGCATCTTCGGTATCTTTAAAAGACCCACATTCCCAAGGCTTTTAAGAGCACTCGATTTCGCCTCAGAAGACCCCAGAATAAAGGCAGTATTAATCCGCGGTCCCGCTTCTATGTCACTTTCTTCGGCATGGGAACTTAAGAAGCAAATAGCAAAAGCACGCAAAGCTGGAAAAACAATCTATGCATACTACGATTTAGCCACTCCATCCGATATGCTTCTTTTGACAGAATGCGATACGATTGTATCTCCAAAACAGGCTGTGACAGCAGTGCCTGGTTTTATGGCACGACCGCTATTTTTGAGGGGAACTTTCGACAAACTTGGCATAGGATTCGATGTTATTCACATAGGCAAATACAAAGGAGCTGGGGAAATATTTGTTAGCGACACCATGTCAGTGTGGCTGCGAGAAAGTTACGAAGCCTTCCTTGAGGATTACTATAACCAATTCGTCAGTGACCTCGCAGATGGGTATAATATCCCGGCTGAATCAGTAAAGGCGAT is a window of bacterium DNA encoding:
- the coaD gene encoding pantetheine-phosphate adenylyltransferase; the encoded protein is MGKEKIAVYPGTFDPITNGHIDIIIRAAKLFDRIIVAVGENPQKSPTFTHTERVDMVKKVVDSLGLPNVEVDHFCGLLAEYASRKGVTAIIRGLRAVSDFEYEFQMALANRKLFPKAETVFLMPSQSFVYLSSSIVKIIAQNGGDVSQFVPKEVEEMLMKKFGGKS